A DNA window from Hemibagrus wyckioides isolate EC202008001 linkage group LG11, SWU_Hwy_1.0, whole genome shotgun sequence contains the following coding sequences:
- the angptl3 gene encoding angiopoietin-related protein 3 → MKLVCLFFLGSMCTIYAAPRGQTVTEPPVLHNPQPTEAKSRFAMLDDVRLLANGLLQLGQSLREFVHKTKAQINDIFQKLNIFDRSFYQLSIVTSEIKEEEEELKKTTSFLKTNNEEIKNMSLEINSKVNNILQERVQLQSQVGNLEEKLQGLSQSVVPVEQLHEIAALKDVIDTQEKTIKDLLKSVKEQHDQLNAQKNKIKSLEEKVNYESLQDTTEKMSDSFEGAPNLLKYLTSNSTNTSTDANDLPADCSEVFDRGQRKSGVYPIQPKQSEPFDVYCDISSERADTVIQRRVDGTVDFDQTWDKYELGFGNLENEFWLGLAKIYSIARQGDYILSIELEDWKDERRFIEYMFTLEGPASHYTIHLTHLSGNLPDAMSNHTGMMFSTKDKDNDNLDEYNCARNYSGGWWFNACGGTNLNGRYTWMRVRNRSLRRKGIYWRPGKGSFYTLKFTKLSIRPSSQFQ, encoded by the exons atgaagcttgtctgcTTGTTCTTCCTGGGGAGCATGTGCACCATTTACGCTGCTCCTCGTGGACAAACGGTAACAGAGCCGCCGGTTCTTCACAACCCACAACCGACGGAAGCAAAATCGCGCTTCGCAATGCTGGACGACGTACGACTGCTGGCTAACGGTCTCCTGCAACTGGGGCAAAGCCTGCGAGAGTTTGTGCACAAGACCAAGGCGCAAATCAACGATATCTTTCAAAAGCTGAACATCTTTGACCGCTCTTTCTACCAGCTCTCCATCGTGACCAGTGAAAtcaaagaggaggaagaggaactcAAAAAAACCACCTCGTTCCTCAAGACCAACAACGAAGAAATCAAGAACATGTCGCTGGAGATCAACTCCAAGGTGAACAACATCCTACAGGAGCGTGTGCAGCTTCAGAGCCAAGTCGGGAACCTGGAGGAAAAGCTGCAAGGCCTGAGCCAAAGTGTAGTGCCCGTAGAACAGCTCCATGAGATCGCTGCTCTGAAG GATGTGATTGACACTCAAGAGAAAACCATCAAAGACCTACTGAAATCTGTAAAAGAACAGCATGACCAGCTCAACGcgcagaaaaacaaaatcaaaagcCTGGAGGAGAAG GTCAATTACGAGTCGCTTCAAGACACCACTGAAAAAATGTCAGATTCTTTCGAAGGAGCTCCAAACCTTCTCAAATATCTGACAAGTAACTCAACCAACACGAGCACTGACGCAAACG ATCTTCCTGCAGACTGCAGTGAAGTGTTCGATAGAGGCCAGAGGAAGAGTGGAGTATATCCGATCCAACCCAAGCAATCCGAGCCATTCGATGTGTACTGCGACATCAGCTCGG AAAGAGCAGACACGGTTATTCAACGGAGAGTGGATGGTACAGTGGACTTTGATCAGACCTGGGACAAATATGAGCTTGGTTTTGGAAATCTGGAAA ATGAATTTTGGCTTGGCTTGGCAAAGATCTACTCCATTGCCAGACAGGGAGACTACATTCTCAGCATTGAGCTGGAGGACTGGAAGGATGAGAGAAGATTCATTGAGTACATGTTCACACTGGAAGGTCCCGCATCTCATTACACTATCCATCTGACTCATCTGTCTGGAAACCTGCCTGATGCCATGAGCAACCACACTGGCATGATGTTCTCCACCAAAGATAAGGACAACGACAATCTCGATGAGTATAACTGTGCTCGCAACTACTCGG GTGGTTGGTGGTTTAACGCATGTGGTGGCACCAATCTCAATGGGCGTTACACCTGGATGCGGGTGAGGAACCGTAGTCTACGCAGGAAAGGGATCTACTGGAGACCTGGCAAGGGGAGCTTTTATACCCTTAAATTCACAAAGCTCTCCATTAGGCCTTCATCCCAGTTCCAGTGA